From Spirosoma aerolatum, one genomic window encodes:
- the rbfA gene encoding 30S ribosome-binding factor RbfA has protein sequence MESKRQQKVARQLQKDLSEIFQREVPHLFGGAFITVTNVRVSPDLSVARVYLSFLATKNKGLLLETIQEKGKVIRQHLGDRVRHQLRIVPELNFFIDDTAEYADKMDKLFAGLDIPPAPEEDEE, from the coding sequence ATGGAATCGAAACGACAGCAGAAGGTAGCCCGGCAGCTTCAAAAGGATTTGAGCGAAATTTTTCAGCGTGAAGTGCCGCATTTGTTCGGTGGAGCGTTCATTACCGTCACGAATGTGCGTGTTTCGCCCGATTTGAGTGTGGCGCGTGTATACTTAAGTTTTCTGGCAACGAAGAATAAAGGTCTTTTGCTGGAAACGATTCAGGAAAAAGGCAAAGTGATCCGTCAGCATCTGGGCGACCGGGTTCGGCACCAGCTCCGTATCGTTCCTGAACTGAACTTCTTCATCGACGACACGGCCGAATATGCCGATAAGATGGATAAACTCTTCGCTGGGCTCGATATTCCGCCCGCGCCGGAGGAAGATGAAGAGTGA
- a CDS encoding ABC transporter permease — protein MNLPLWIARRYFFSRKKRSFISWLSIMSMLGVGVGTMALVVVLSVFNGMEELNRQIFKSFEADMTISPKQGKRFMASPALVKSLSQVAGVHLLSSIAQDNALARYANAQTVIRLKGVDENYLQRQQLDSALLEGRLLLHQDGANYAIVADGVRHDLSISPVDILTPLEILYPKSGQTLSVVNPDAFTREQLTVSGVFFIESRYDNFVLAPLPVARELFGYAPNEVTSLEIQLQPGTNEQTAKQALQQVVDKLAPREKLIVQSRDDLNVDLYRAIYVEKLFVAITLSFIILVASINIFFSLSMLVIEKKADIQIMFALGATKNMVRRIFLTEGAIIALTGAVGGLVLGVLLCLAQERYGMIGMGLMDSIIDAYPVHLQWGDIALTGVLVILITILTSWFPAQRAANVESS, from the coding sequence ATGAACCTCCCCCTTTGGATTGCCCGTCGGTATTTTTTCTCTCGTAAAAAGCGCAGTTTCATAAGCTGGTTGTCCATTATGTCGATGCTCGGTGTGGGCGTTGGAACGATGGCGCTGGTAGTTGTGCTTTCGGTATTTAATGGGATGGAGGAACTAAACCGACAAATTTTTAAGTCGTTCGAAGCCGATATGACCATCTCGCCGAAGCAGGGTAAGCGATTTATGGCTTCTCCCGCTTTGGTAAAGAGCTTAAGTCAGGTCGCAGGGGTTCATTTGCTGTCGTCCATTGCCCAGGATAATGCACTGGCCAGGTATGCTAATGCCCAAACCGTTATCCGGCTAAAGGGCGTCGACGAGAATTATCTGCAACGACAGCAACTTGACTCGGCGTTACTTGAAGGAAGGCTTTTACTGCATCAGGACGGAGCCAATTATGCCATTGTGGCTGATGGCGTTCGTCATGATCTGAGCATTTCGCCAGTCGATATTCTGACCCCCCTGGAAATCCTCTATCCAAAGAGCGGACAGACATTGAGTGTGGTCAATCCCGATGCATTTACCCGAGAACAACTTACGGTTTCGGGTGTCTTTTTTATTGAATCGCGTTACGACAACTTTGTTCTGGCTCCATTGCCGGTGGCTCGCGAACTATTTGGGTATGCGCCGAATGAAGTGACAAGCCTGGAAATTCAACTACAGCCCGGTACGAACGAGCAGACTGCCAAACAGGCGTTGCAGCAGGTTGTGGATAAACTGGCACCACGAGAGAAGTTGATCGTACAAAGTCGCGACGACCTGAATGTTGATCTTTACCGGGCCATTTACGTTGAAAAGCTCTTCGTAGCCATTACGCTTTCGTTCATTATTCTGGTAGCCTCGATCAATATCTTCTTTTCATTATCGATGCTGGTCATCGAGAAGAAAGCCGATATTCAGATTATGTTTGCGCTAGGGGCTACGAAAAACATGGTCCGACGCATTTTTCTGACCGAAGGCGCTATTATTGCCTTGACGGGTGCTGTTGGGGGATTAGTACTGGGCGTTTTGCTCTGCCTGGCGCAGGAACGCTACGGAATGATCGGTATGGGCCTGATGGACTCCATTATCGATGCCTATCCGGTACATCTCCAATGGGGTGATATTGCCCTGACAGGAGTTCTCGTTATTCTAATTACCATCCTGACATCCTGGTTCCCAGCCCAACGGGCGGCTAATGTGGAGTCTAGTTAA